In a single window of the Streptacidiphilus sp. P02-A3a genome:
- a CDS encoding alpha/beta fold hydrolase codes for MSTPPFLRLPASARSVRLDTARGGFAALRALPPTGPVRGTALLLPGFTGSKEDFIALLEPLALAGFQVVAVDQRGQFETGGPDDEAAYGLEALALDLRAVTGAVAAEGPLHLLGHSFGGYVVREALLRAAAEGGALPWDSVTLMSTGPGAVCAEEAGRAELLVSVLPPVMEMEAVWQAMQELEAASGNPSKADPEVADFLHRRWLANVPAALRVTGRQLTVEPDRVDALAAVGVSTLVLSGERDYAWPVPEQARMAARLGARHVAVAGAGHSPNAEQPEDTAAALAEFWSAVS; via the coding sequence ATGAGCACCCCGCCGTTCCTCAGGCTGCCCGCCTCGGCCCGCAGCGTCCGGCTGGACACCGCCCGGGGCGGCTTCGCCGCGCTGCGGGCACTGCCGCCGACCGGGCCGGTGCGCGGCACCGCGCTGCTGCTGCCCGGGTTCACCGGCAGCAAGGAGGACTTCATCGCGCTGCTGGAGCCGCTGGCGCTGGCCGGTTTCCAAGTGGTGGCGGTGGACCAGCGCGGCCAGTTCGAGACCGGCGGTCCGGACGACGAGGCCGCCTACGGCCTGGAGGCACTGGCGCTGGACCTGCGGGCGGTGACCGGGGCCGTCGCCGCCGAAGGGCCGCTGCACCTGCTCGGTCACTCCTTCGGCGGCTACGTGGTGCGCGAGGCGCTGCTCCGGGCCGCCGCCGAGGGAGGCGCGCTGCCCTGGGACTCGGTGACGCTGATGAGCACCGGTCCCGGCGCGGTCTGCGCGGAGGAGGCCGGGCGGGCGGAACTGCTGGTCTCGGTGCTGCCGCCGGTGATGGAGATGGAGGCGGTCTGGCAGGCGATGCAGGAGCTGGAGGCGGCCTCGGGCAACCCGTCGAAGGCCGATCCGGAGGTCGCGGACTTCCTGCACCGGCGCTGGCTGGCCAACGTCCCGGCCGCGCTGCGGGTGACCGGGCGGCAGCTGACCGTGGAGCCGGACCGGGTGGACGCGCTGGCCGCGGTGGGGGTGAGCACGCTGGTGCTCTCCGGTGAGCGCGACTACGCCTGGCCGGTGCCGGAGCAGGCGCGGATGGCGGCGCGGCTCGGCGCGCGCCATGTCGCGGTGGCCGGAGCCGGGCACTCCCCCAACGCCGAGCAGCCGGAGGACACGGCGGCGGCGCTGGCCGAGTTCTGGTCGGCCGTCAGCTGA
- a CDS encoding DEAD/DEAH box helicase produces MTLPVALSGHDVIGQAKTGTGKTLGFGLPIIDRVRVQADVDAGRCAAAELTTTPQALVVVPTRELCTQVTNDLQTAGKVRNVRVLAIYGGRAYEPQVEALQKGVDVVVGTPGRLLDLARQHKLDLSAVRILVLDEADEMLDLGFLPDVEKIMTMLPTRRQAMLFSATMPGQVISLARRYMSQPTHIRATAPDDTGATVAAVKQFAFRAHSMDKVETVSRILQAEGRGLAMIFCRTKRTAADVSDQLTQRGFAAGAVHGDLGQGAREQALRAFRNGKVDVLVCTDVAARGIDVEGVTHVINYQCPEDEKTYLHRIGRTGRAGASGTAVTLVDWDDVPRWGLINKALELGLTEPEETYSTSPHLFELLGIAAGTKGVLPRADRTRAGLGAEQIEDLGEPGGRGRAPGRGDAKAEGRRRPAAAPAEAPAAEERPRRQRRRTRGAAGVEVAAGVEVAAGVETSAVVEGTVEEAAAEAPAPRRRRAAKATGEAAQVVAAAEAITEAAVPVVVAETVTATEVGTEVEAETEAAPASRRRRRTAKPATEAVTETAAAVEATAVEPVAAEAPAPRRRRAAKSVAEAAEAITEAAVPVVVAETATATEVEAATEAAPASRRRRRTAKPATEAVTETAAAVEATAGGTTVVETAVVVEAPAETEAPAPRRRRRAARPEGAAAEPVAASAEVPAPRRRPAPEAPATVPAPAEAPQRRLRRSERLAAAAAATAAAEAALRR; encoded by the coding sequence ATGACCCTCCCGGTGGCCCTGAGCGGCCACGACGTCATCGGCCAGGCCAAGACCGGCACTGGCAAGACCCTGGGCTTCGGGCTCCCGATCATCGACCGCGTCCGCGTCCAGGCGGACGTCGACGCGGGTCGCTGCGCCGCCGCCGAGCTGACCACCACGCCGCAGGCGCTGGTCGTCGTGCCGACCCGCGAGCTGTGCACCCAGGTCACCAACGACCTCCAGACCGCCGGAAAGGTCCGCAATGTGCGGGTCCTCGCCATCTACGGCGGACGCGCCTACGAGCCGCAGGTGGAGGCGCTGCAGAAGGGCGTCGACGTGGTCGTCGGCACCCCCGGCCGCCTGCTCGACCTGGCCCGGCAGCACAAGCTGGACCTCTCCGCCGTGCGCATCCTGGTGCTGGACGAGGCGGACGAGATGCTCGACCTCGGGTTCCTGCCCGACGTCGAGAAGATCATGACCATGCTGCCGACCCGGCGGCAGGCCATGCTGTTCTCGGCCACCATGCCGGGCCAGGTGATCAGCCTCGCCCGCCGCTACATGAGCCAGCCCACCCACATCCGCGCGACCGCCCCGGACGACACCGGCGCGACCGTGGCCGCCGTCAAGCAGTTCGCCTTCCGGGCGCACTCGATGGACAAGGTCGAGACGGTCTCCCGGATCCTCCAGGCCGAGGGCCGCGGCCTGGCGATGATCTTCTGCCGGACCAAGCGCACCGCCGCCGACGTCTCCGACCAGCTCACCCAGCGCGGCTTCGCGGCCGGCGCGGTGCATGGGGACCTCGGCCAGGGCGCCCGCGAGCAGGCGCTCCGCGCCTTCCGCAACGGCAAGGTCGACGTGCTGGTCTGCACCGACGTCGCCGCGCGCGGCATCGACGTCGAGGGCGTGACCCATGTGATCAACTACCAGTGCCCCGAGGACGAGAAGACCTACCTGCACCGCATCGGCCGCACCGGCCGCGCGGGCGCGTCCGGTACCGCGGTCACCCTGGTGGACTGGGACGACGTCCCCCGCTGGGGTCTGATCAACAAGGCGCTGGAGCTCGGCCTGACCGAGCCGGAGGAGACCTACTCCACCTCGCCGCACCTGTTCGAGCTGCTGGGCATCGCCGCGGGCACCAAGGGCGTGCTGCCGCGGGCCGACCGCACCCGCGCGGGCCTGGGCGCCGAGCAGATCGAGGACCTGGGCGAGCCGGGCGGACGCGGGCGCGCGCCCGGCCGTGGCGACGCCAAGGCAGAGGGCCGCCGTCGGCCCGCCGCCGCACCGGCCGAGGCACCGGCGGCCGAGGAGCGTCCGCGCCGCCAGCGCCGACGCACCCGTGGCGCGGCCGGGGTCGAGGTCGCGGCCGGGGTCGAGGTCGCGGCCGGGGTCGAGACCAGCGCCGTGGTGGAGGGCACCGTCGAGGAGGCCGCCGCCGAGGCGCCCGCGCCGCGTCGCCGCCGGGCCGCCAAGGCCACCGGCGAGGCCGCGCAGGTGGTCGCGGCCGCCGAGGCGATCACCGAGGCCGCCGTGCCGGTGGTGGTCGCGGAGACCGTGACTGCGACCGAGGTGGGGACCGAGGTGGAGGCCGAGACCGAGGCCGCTCCGGCGTCGCGTCGCCGCCGCCGGACCGCCAAGCCCGCCACCGAGGCGGTCACCGAGACCGCCGCTGCGGTCGAGGCCACCGCCGTGGAGCCGGTCGCCGCCGAGGCGCCCGCGCCGCGTCGCCGCCGCGCCGCCAAGTCGGTCGCCGAGGCCGCCGAGGCGATCACCGAGGCCGCCGTGCCGGTGGTGGTCGCGGAGACCGCGACCGCGACCGAGGTGGAGGCCGCGACCGAGGCCGCTCCGGCGTCGCGTCGCCGCCGCCGGACCGCCAAGCCCGCCACCGAGGCGGTCACCGAGACCGCCGCTGCGGTCGAGGCCACCGCCGGCGGGACCACCGTCGTGGAGACCGCCGTCGTGGTCGAGGCCCCCGCCGAGACCGAGGCGCCCGCGCCGCGGCGTCGGCGTCGGGCCGCCCGGCCCGAGGGGGCGGCGGCCGAGCCGGTCGCCGCCTCGGCCGAGGTACCGGCGCCGCGTCGGCGCCCGGCGCCCGAGGCTCCGGCCACGGTCCCCGCTCCGGCGGAGGCTCCGCAGCGTCGGCTGCGCCGCAGCGAGCGACTGGCCGCCGCAGCCGCCGCGACCGCCGCCGCCGAGGCCGCGCTGCGCCGGTAG